The proteins below are encoded in one region of Ornithinimicrobium avium:
- a CDS encoding serine/threonine-protein kinase: MDSSGTERAPLVPGYDVLEPLGHGASATVWRARRRADGLVVALKVLERADGDVAAGLREAGLLAGVRHQHVVRLYDVLPLPDPQTGRPAAVALATQLAGGGSLAQVLSRRRRLSAGELVTALQPVAGALVDLHGRGMVHGDLSTGNVLFTGDGMPLLSDLGAARVAGSAHAGPLGTGADQGLVAPEVVEGFPATQESDVYQLGAVCWLALAGEPPGPGWARGDLVELAPALPAGLADLVTRCLAPEPGDRPDAEEVALALLATAAPEPVEVAPDADPGHGLTERLRQQARDDLAERADAEPTRRRGLRLPRRRREPVDVRPSAGGRSGRREPHERRSVPGRPAEPARRARGQHRQAVPDGTRAGGTGPGVRAAAWAGLAVLVLVGVVGAARLVGVDLRSALAGGPPAATVTVEEGAAADGPVEPVEAAVAEATSEPVEEAALPGAGTDPAGDEVLLSTVQALVDARALAWEEGDPDLLASVTAQGSPALAAEADALEEARAQGVRYAEVSFRVERAVLVEEAGDRLTVDAAVARAPLTGTDTSGQTVVEEPGSTERVRLVLARDEAGWLLWSWAPQDESSTR; this comes from the coding sequence GTGGACAGTTCTGGGACGGAGCGGGCGCCCCTGGTGCCCGGGTATGACGTGCTCGAGCCGCTCGGCCACGGGGCCAGCGCCACGGTATGGCGCGCCCGGCGCCGCGCCGACGGCCTCGTCGTGGCGCTGAAGGTGCTGGAGCGGGCGGACGGGGACGTCGCCGCCGGGCTGCGGGAGGCGGGGCTGCTGGCGGGGGTGCGCCACCAGCACGTGGTGCGGCTCTACGACGTGCTGCCGCTGCCGGACCCGCAGACGGGACGACCCGCCGCGGTGGCGCTGGCGACCCAGCTGGCCGGGGGAGGATCCCTGGCGCAGGTGCTGTCCCGCCGGCGCCGGCTCTCCGCCGGGGAGCTGGTCACCGCGCTCCAGCCGGTCGCCGGGGCGCTGGTGGACCTGCACGGCCGGGGGATGGTGCACGGCGACCTGTCGACCGGCAACGTGCTGTTCACCGGCGACGGCATGCCGCTGCTCTCCGACCTCGGTGCTGCCCGCGTCGCCGGGTCGGCCCACGCCGGTCCGCTCGGGACCGGCGCGGACCAGGGTCTGGTCGCGCCCGAGGTGGTCGAGGGCTTCCCGGCGACGCAGGAGTCGGACGTCTACCAGCTCGGTGCGGTCTGCTGGCTGGCGCTGGCGGGCGAGCCGCCGGGGCCGGGGTGGGCCCGGGGCGACCTGGTCGAGCTCGCGCCCGCGCTGCCGGCGGGGCTGGCCGACCTCGTGACCCGCTGCCTGGCGCCGGAGCCGGGCGACCGGCCGGACGCGGAGGAGGTCGCCCTGGCGCTGCTGGCGACGGCCGCACCGGAGCCGGTCGAGGTGGCCCCGGACGCCGACCCGGGGCACGGCCTGACCGAGCGCCTGCGTCAGCAGGCCCGCGACGACCTTGCCGAGCGGGCCGACGCGGAGCCCACGAGGAGGCGTGGACTGCGGCTGCCGCGCCGGCGGCGTGAGCCGGTGGACGTCCGGCCGAGCGCCGGTGGGCGCTCCGGCCGGCGCGAGCCGCACGAGCGCAGGTCGGTGCCGGGCCGACCGGCGGAGCCTGCCCGGCGTGCCCGGGGCCAGCACCGGCAGGCGGTCCCGGACGGAACACGCGCCGGGGGCACCGGCCCGGGCGTGCGCGCAGCGGCGTGGGCCGGGCTCGCCGTGCTGGTCCTGGTCGGGGTCGTCGGCGCGGCGCGGCTCGTGGGGGTGGACCTCCGGAGCGCCCTGGCGGGCGGGCCGCCGGCCGCCACGGTGACCGTCGAGGAGGGAGCGGCCGCGGACGGCCCCGTGGAGCCGGTGGAGGCGGCGGTCGCGGAGGCCACCTCGGAGCCGGTGGAGGAGGCCGCCCTGCCGGGAGCCGGGACCGACCCTGCTGGTGACGAGGTCCTCCTGAGCACGGTGCAGGCCCTGGTCGACGCACGGGCGCTGGCCTGGGAGGAGGGGGACCCGGACCTGCTCGCCTCGGTCACGGCGCAGGGCTCACCGGCGCTGGCCGCCGAGGCCGACGCCCTGGAAGAGGCGCGCGCGCAGGGCGTCCGCTACGCAGAGGTCTCCTTCCGCGTCGAGCGCGCTGTCCTCGTCGAGGAGGCCGGGGACCGGCTCACCGTCGACGCCGCGGTGGCACGGGCGCCGCTGACCGGCACCGACACCTCGGGGCAGACCGTGGTCGAGGAGCCCGGGAGCACGGAGCGGGTGCGCCTCGTGCTGGCCCGCGACGAGGCAGGGTGGCTGCTGTGGTCGTGGGCGCCCCAGGACGAGAGCTCCACACGATGA
- the sucB gene encoding 2-oxoglutarate dehydrogenase, E2 component, dihydrolipoamide succinyltransferase translates to MSERVAMPALGESVTEGTVTRWLKSVGDAVEVDEPLLEVSTDKVDTEIPSPVAGTLLEILAQEDDTVEVGADLAVVGDASESSGGSGDGGGDEQQVEQPADDAPEQEPEQQEPAQQEPEQVAERQSEQPPAQEQTEQAAPSGGGEVSGGETVTMPALGESVTEGTVTRWLKAEGDQVEVDEPLLEVSTDKVDTEIPSPVAGVLTKILAQEDDTVEVGGELAVIGGEAGGGAGASEPAGQPQAHGSAAAEEAAPEPQPESQAPTEQPERSGGDAEAEDDLGGIAKEHERAAEESARQGGTASYQDPGQASGVGTSQAAGGQAQAGGQAQAGGQDVSAYVTPLVRKLAAQNNVDLASLQGTGVGGRIRKQDVLDAAKAAEQAEQAQAAPAAPAQQQPAPAAQAEQKPAGGAAPSAESEAKRGTTEKMSRLRKVIATRMVESLQVSAQLTTVLEVDVTKIARLRKRAKDDFLTREGTKLSFMPFFAQAAVDALKHHPIVNASVEDDTITYHASENLGVAVDTPRGLLVPVIKDAGDLNIAGLARKIADLAERTRDNKVGPDELSGATFTLTNTGSRGALFDTPIINQPNVAILGTGAVVKRPVVVSDEDGGETIAIRDMVFLALSYDHRVVDGADAARFLSTMKERLEDGNFEV, encoded by the coding sequence ATGTCGGAACGTGTAGCGATGCCCGCCCTCGGTGAGTCCGTCACCGAGGGGACAGTGACCCGTTGGCTCAAGAGCGTCGGCGACGCCGTCGAGGTCGACGAGCCGCTGCTGGAGGTCTCGACCGACAAGGTCGACACCGAGATCCCCTCCCCCGTGGCCGGGACGCTGCTGGAGATCCTCGCGCAGGAGGACGACACCGTCGAGGTCGGCGCCGACCTGGCCGTCGTCGGTGACGCCTCGGAGTCCTCCGGGGGCTCCGGCGACGGCGGTGGCGACGAGCAGCAGGTCGAGCAGCCTGCCGACGACGCACCGGAGCAGGAGCCTGAGCAGCAGGAGCCCGCTCAGCAGGAGCCTGAGCAGGTGGCCGAGCGGCAGAGCGAGCAGCCGCCCGCCCAGGAGCAGACCGAGCAGGCGGCCCCGTCCGGGGGCGGCGAGGTCTCCGGCGGCGAGACCGTCACCATGCCCGCGCTCGGCGAGTCCGTGACCGAGGGCACAGTCACCCGCTGGCTCAAGGCCGAGGGTGACCAGGTCGAGGTCGACGAGCCCCTGCTGGAGGTCTCCACCGACAAGGTCGACACCGAGATCCCCTCCCCCGTGGCCGGCGTGCTCACCAAGATCCTGGCCCAGGAGGACGACACGGTCGAGGTGGGCGGCGAGCTGGCCGTCATCGGCGGCGAGGCAGGCGGGGGTGCCGGCGCGTCCGAGCCCGCCGGGCAGCCGCAGGCCCACGGATCCGCCGCCGCGGAGGAGGCGGCCCCCGAGCCGCAGCCGGAGTCCCAGGCACCCACCGAGCAGCCGGAGCGCTCCGGTGGCGACGCCGAGGCCGAGGACGACCTCGGCGGGATCGCCAAGGAGCACGAGCGTGCCGCCGAGGAGTCGGCGCGCCAGGGCGGCACCGCCAGCTACCAGGACCCGGGCCAGGCGTCCGGGGTCGGCACCAGCCAGGCCGCCGGCGGTCAGGCACAGGCCGGCGGCCAGGCACAGGCCGGCGGCCAGGACGTGTCGGCCTACGTGACCCCGCTCGTGCGCAAGCTCGCGGCCCAGAACAACGTCGACCTCGCCTCCCTTCAGGGCACCGGTGTCGGCGGCCGGATCCGCAAGCAGGACGTGCTCGACGCGGCGAAGGCCGCCGAGCAGGCCGAGCAGGCCCAGGCGGCCCCGGCCGCACCCGCCCAGCAGCAGCCGGCACCCGCCGCCCAGGCGGAGCAGAAGCCGGCCGGCGGCGCGGCGCCCAGCGCCGAGTCGGAGGCCAAGCGCGGCACGACGGAGAAGATGTCGCGCCTGCGCAAGGTCATCGCCACCCGGATGGTGGAGTCGCTGCAGGTCAGCGCGCAGCTGACCACGGTGCTCGAGGTCGACGTGACCAAGATCGCCCGGCTGCGCAAGCGTGCCAAGGACGACTTCCTCACGCGCGAGGGCACCAAGCTGTCCTTCATGCCGTTCTTCGCACAGGCGGCGGTCGACGCGCTCAAGCACCACCCGATCGTCAACGCCAGCGTCGAGGACGACACGATCACCTACCACGCCTCGGAGAACCTGGGCGTGGCCGTGGACACCCCGCGCGGGCTGCTCGTGCCGGTCATCAAGGACGCGGGCGACCTCAACATCGCCGGCCTGGCCCGCAAGATCGCGGACCTGGCCGAGCGGACCCGGGACAACAAGGTGGGTCCGGACGAGCTGTCCGGGGCGACCTTCACGCTGACCAACACCGGGTCGCGCGGGGCGCTGTTCGACACGCCGATCATCAACCAGCCCAACGTGGCGATCCTGGGCACCGGCGCGGTCGTCAAGCGCCCGGTCGTGGTCAGCGACGAGGACGGCGGGGAGACCATCGCGATCCGGGACATGGTCTTCCTGGCGCTCAGCTACGACCACCGGGTGGTGGACGGCGCCGACGCGGCCCGCTTCCTGTCCACCATGAAGGAGCGTCTGGAGGACGGCAACTTCGAGGTCTGA
- a CDS encoding TIGR01777 family oxidoreductase yields MTTQVPPSTGRTVALTGASGMIGSALSEELRGRGDQVLHLVRRAPRASGDPQLPPGVREARWEPGVRLDPAVLDGVEGVVHLAGAGIGDHRWTAARKRLLMSSRLEGTETISLAVAALPAGSRPRLLSASAVGFYGDQGTDLLTEESGHGQGFLAELCREWENATWPAEHAGASVAHLRTGIVLSPHGGAIARIMPLAKAGLAGPLGRGDQYWSWITLHDHVRAVVFLLDHPSLTGPVNLTGPDPATQTAVVKTLAEKLNRPAIVPAPTVALRLVLGEMAGEILTSQRALPTVLRHAGFGWDHSELGVAMEWLTTQRKRAKKAG; encoded by the coding sequence TTGACGACACAGGTTCCCCCGTCCACCGGCCGCACGGTCGCCCTCACCGGCGCCAGCGGCATGATCGGCTCCGCACTGTCCGAGGAGCTGCGAGGACGCGGCGACCAGGTCCTGCACCTGGTCCGCCGCGCCCCTCGCGCCTCCGGGGACCCGCAGCTGCCGCCCGGCGTGCGGGAGGCCCGGTGGGAGCCGGGGGTCAGGCTGGACCCCGCCGTGCTCGACGGCGTCGAGGGCGTGGTGCACCTGGCCGGCGCCGGCATCGGCGACCACCGGTGGACGGCGGCGCGCAAGCGGCTGCTCATGTCCTCCCGCCTGGAGGGCACCGAGACGATCTCCCTGGCCGTGGCCGCCCTCCCGGCCGGCTCGCGACCTCGGCTGCTGTCAGCCTCCGCGGTCGGCTTCTACGGCGACCAGGGCACCGACCTGCTCACGGAGGAGAGCGGGCACGGCCAGGGCTTCCTCGCCGAGCTGTGCCGCGAGTGGGAGAACGCGACCTGGCCCGCCGAGCACGCGGGTGCCTCGGTCGCCCACCTGCGCACCGGCATCGTCCTCTCCCCGCACGGCGGGGCGATCGCCCGGATCATGCCGCTGGCCAAGGCCGGCCTGGCGGGGCCGCTGGGCCGCGGGGACCAGTACTGGTCCTGGATCACGCTGCACGACCACGTCCGCGCCGTCGTCTTCCTCCTCGACCACCCTTCGCTGACCGGCCCGGTGAATCTCACCGGGCCCGATCCGGCCACCCAGACCGCGGTGGTCAAGACGCTGGCCGAGAAGCTCAACCGACCGGCCATCGTGCCTGCCCCGACCGTGGCGCTGCGCCTGGTCCTGGGCGAGATGGCCGGCGAGATCCTGACCAGTCAGCGGGCGCTGCCCACCGTGCTGCGCCACGCGGGCTTCGGCTGGGACCACTCCGAGCTGGGGGTGGCGATGGAGTGGTTGACCACCCAGCGCAAGCGCGCCAAGAAGGCGGGCTAG
- the lipA gene encoding lipoyl synthase, with protein sequence MTIAPEGRRLLRVEARNAETPIERKPGWIRTTAKMGPEYQELHSMVRKGGLHTVCQEAGCPNIFECWEDREATFLIGGDICTRRCDFCDIATGRPTALDRDEPRKVAESIRTMELRYATITGVARDDQPDGAAWLYAEVIRTVHELNPNTGVEILPPDFGAVPELVQQVFDARPEVFAHNLETVPRIFKKIRPAFTYDKSLQVLSMARADELVTKSNLILGMGEREEEIEQALHDLHDAGCDILTITQYLRPSKLHHPIDRWVKPEEFLHWSDLAEQIGFKGVMAGPLVRSSYRAGKLYASAMRRWGREVPEHLSHLREQLEADVPARQEAASLVARGLVGDPRQEIGTLGRAGC encoded by the coding sequence GTGACCATCGCACCGGAAGGCCGCCGCCTGCTGCGCGTGGAGGCCCGCAACGCAGAGACGCCGATCGAGCGCAAGCCCGGCTGGATCCGGACCACCGCCAAGATGGGTCCGGAATACCAGGAGCTGCACTCCATGGTCCGCAAGGGAGGGCTGCACACGGTCTGCCAGGAGGCCGGCTGTCCCAACATCTTCGAGTGCTGGGAGGACCGCGAGGCGACCTTCCTCATCGGCGGCGACATCTGCACCCGGCGCTGCGACTTCTGCGACATCGCCACCGGCCGGCCCACCGCGCTGGACCGGGACGAGCCGCGCAAGGTGGCCGAGTCGATCCGCACGATGGAGCTGCGCTACGCGACCATCACCGGCGTCGCCCGCGACGACCAGCCCGACGGGGCGGCCTGGCTCTACGCCGAGGTCATCCGCACGGTGCACGAGCTCAACCCGAACACCGGCGTGGAGATCCTCCCGCCCGACTTCGGTGCGGTGCCCGAGCTGGTCCAGCAGGTCTTCGACGCCCGGCCCGAGGTCTTCGCGCACAACCTGGAGACGGTGCCGCGCATCTTCAAGAAGATCCGGCCCGCGTTCACCTACGACAAGTCGCTGCAGGTGCTGTCGATGGCCCGCGCGGACGAGCTGGTCACCAAGTCCAACCTCATCCTGGGCATGGGCGAGCGCGAGGAGGAGATCGAGCAGGCGCTGCACGACCTGCACGACGCGGGCTGCGACATCCTGACGATCACCCAGTACCTGCGCCCCTCCAAGCTGCACCACCCGATCGACAGGTGGGTCAAGCCCGAGGAGTTCCTGCACTGGTCCGACCTGGCCGAGCAGATCGGGTTCAAGGGCGTGATGGCCGGGCCGCTGGTGCGCAGCTCCTACCGGGCCGGCAAGCTCTACGCCTCGGCGATGCGCCGGTGGGGCCGCGAGGTCCCCGAGCACCTCTCGCACCTGCGCGAGCAGCTCGAGGCCGACGTGCCCGCGCGCCAGGAGGCCGCCTCGCTCGTGGCCAGGGGGCTCGTCGGCGACCCGCGCCAGGAGATCGGCACGCTCGGTCGCGCCGGCTGCTGA
- the lpdA gene encoding dihydrolipoyl dehydrogenase, with protein sequence MAAEEFDIVILGAGSGGYACALRATQLGQRVALVEKDKLGGTCLHYGCIPTKAMLHSAEVADSVRDGARYGVHAALEGIDLAAVHKYKDGVVGRLHRGLQGLVKAADGITYVEGEGRLTAAGTVTVGDRELRGKHVVLATGSYARTLPGIEIGGRIMTSDQALTLEEVPARSIVLGGGVIGVEFASVLRSFGSEVTIVEALDRLVAAEDPAISKTLERVFRRRKITAKTGVKVTSVTQDDQGVRVELEGGEVLEADLLLVAVGRGPRSEGMGFEEAGVTVDRGFVPTDERLRTNVEGVRAVGDLVPGPQLAHRGFAHGIFVAEDIAGLDPSPVVDSLIPKVTYCDPEIASVGLTEAQAREVHGEQVSTYEYNLGGNGKSQILGTTGFVKLVRSGPEGPVVGVHMVGARMGEQVGEAQLIVSWEALPEDVAQFIHAHPTQNEALGEAHLALSGKPLHAHA encoded by the coding sequence ATGGCTGCCGAAGAGTTCGACATCGTCATCCTGGGTGCCGGCAGCGGGGGCTATGCCTGCGCGCTGCGCGCCACCCAGCTCGGACAGCGCGTCGCGCTGGTGGAGAAGGACAAGCTAGGAGGCACCTGCCTGCATTACGGCTGCATCCCTACCAAGGCGATGCTGCACAGCGCCGAGGTCGCGGACTCGGTGCGCGACGGCGCCCGGTATGGCGTGCACGCCGCCCTGGAGGGGATCGACCTCGCGGCGGTGCACAAGTACAAGGACGGTGTGGTCGGCCGCCTGCACAGGGGGCTGCAGGGGCTGGTCAAGGCCGCCGACGGGATCACCTACGTCGAGGGCGAGGGGCGGCTGACCGCGGCCGGCACCGTCACCGTCGGGGATCGCGAGCTCCGCGGCAAGCACGTGGTGCTCGCGACCGGCTCCTACGCGCGCACGCTGCCCGGGATCGAGATCGGCGGGCGGATCATGACCAGCGACCAGGCGCTGACCCTGGAGGAGGTGCCGGCGCGCTCGATCGTGCTCGGCGGCGGCGTCATCGGGGTGGAGTTCGCCTCGGTGCTGCGCAGCTTCGGGTCCGAGGTGACGATCGTGGAGGCGCTCGACCGGCTCGTCGCCGCCGAGGACCCGGCGATCTCCAAGACGCTGGAGCGGGTCTTCCGCCGGCGCAAGATCACCGCCAAGACCGGTGTCAAGGTCACCTCCGTCACCCAGGACGACCAGGGCGTGCGGGTCGAGCTCGAGGGCGGCGAGGTGCTCGAGGCCGACCTGCTGCTCGTGGCCGTGGGCCGCGGGCCGCGCTCGGAGGGCATGGGCTTCGAGGAGGCCGGCGTCACGGTCGACCGCGGCTTCGTGCCCACCGACGAGCGGCTGCGCACCAACGTCGAGGGCGTGCGCGCCGTCGGCGACCTGGTGCCCGGGCCGCAGCTGGCGCACCGCGGGTTCGCGCACGGCATCTTCGTGGCCGAGGACATCGCCGGGCTGGACCCGTCGCCGGTCGTCGACTCCTTGATCCCCAAGGTCACCTACTGCGACCCGGAGATCGCCTCGGTCGGCCTGACCGAGGCGCAGGCCCGCGAGGTCCACGGCGAGCAGGTGAGCACCTACGAGTACAACCTCGGCGGCAACGGCAAGTCCCAGATCCTGGGCACGACCGGCTTCGTCAAGCTGGTGCGCTCCGGCCCGGAGGGTCCGGTCGTGGGCGTGCACATGGTCGGCGCCCGGATGGGCGAGCAGGTCGGCGAGGCGCAGCTCATCGTCAGCTGGGAGGCCCTGCCCGAGGACGTGGCGCAGTTCATCCACGCCCACCCGACCCAGAACGAGGCGCTCGGCGAGGCCCACCTGGCGCTGTCCGGCAAGCCGCTGCACGCCCACGCCTGA
- a CDS encoding ABC transporter permease subunit, which yields MTRLLRVELGRLVARKVVWVTLLAAVAIVLVTLFGVFTQARQIDHARSGADASYQQMVEDNERMIEECKLEEAQERRRSGDPSVDFSCEQMRPPSIEDMYGQMPALTDQYRMLLTGLVYPFAFLALAMGSTAVAAEFSHRTMGTLLTFEPRRTRVFVAKVVAPALAAVPMTVVGMVLVLLGVPAVFRWFHLDDGVPADDWRFLLWMALRVVVVAALAGAFGAAAAFLVKHSGVVIGVLVGYLVLAEGFIGNMFFSVQRFLLGRNIDAFVNDGAQWESWDNCTGFSECVPVKHSITGTHGAVELAVLLAAVALLAWARFRTADVD from the coding sequence ATGACCCGCCTGCTGCGCGTCGAGCTCGGCCGCCTCGTGGCCCGCAAGGTCGTCTGGGTCACGCTCCTCGCCGCGGTGGCGATCGTCCTGGTCACCCTGTTCGGCGTCTTCACCCAGGCCCGGCAGATCGACCACGCGCGGTCCGGCGCGGACGCCTCCTACCAGCAGATGGTGGAGGACAACGAGCGCATGATCGAGGAGTGCAAGCTGGAGGAGGCCCAGGAGCGCCGGCGCTCGGGCGACCCGTCCGTCGACTTCTCCTGCGAGCAGATGCGTCCACCCTCGATCGAGGACATGTACGGGCAGATGCCCGCCCTCACCGACCAGTACCGCATGCTCCTGACCGGACTGGTCTACCCCTTTGCCTTCCTGGCCCTGGCGATGGGGTCGACGGCGGTGGCGGCCGAGTTCTCGCACCGCACGATGGGCACGCTGCTGACCTTCGAGCCGCGGCGCACCCGGGTCTTCGTGGCCAAGGTCGTCGCACCGGCGCTCGCGGCGGTGCCGATGACCGTGGTCGGCATGGTGCTCGTCCTGCTCGGGGTGCCGGCCGTCTTCCGCTGGTTCCACCTCGACGACGGGGTGCCGGCCGACGACTGGCGCTTCCTGCTGTGGATGGCGCTGCGCGTGGTGGTGGTCGCGGCCCTCGCCGGTGCCTTCGGCGCGGCCGCGGCCTTCCTCGTCAAGCACAGCGGGGTGGTGATCGGGGTGCTCGTGGGCTACCTGGTGCTGGCCGAGGGCTTCATCGGCAACATGTTCTTCTCGGTGCAGCGGTTCCTGCTCGGCCGCAACATCGACGCGTTCGTCAACGACGGGGCGCAGTGGGAGTCGTGGGACAACTGCACCGGCTTCTCGGAGTGCGTGCCGGTGAAGCACAGCATCACCGGCACGCACGGCGCGGTCGAGCTCGCGGTGCTGCTCGCCGCGGTCGCTCTGCTCGCCTGGGCACGTTTCCGGACCGCGGACGTCGACTGA
- the lipB gene encoding lipoyl(octanoyl) transferase LipB, with the protein MRFEHLGFGPDYVDYQQAWDHQREVHARVVAGELPDTVLLLEHAAVYTAGKRTEPHERPLDGTPVIDVDRGGKITWHGPGQLVGYPIVHLPQPVDVVWHVRRLEDMMMGVCGELGLQTSRVEGRSGVWLPADRARPERKIGAIGIRVSHDVTMHGFALNCDNDLGYADVVIPCGIADAGVTSLSKELGRAVSVAEVLPLATAHLERVLEGVPT; encoded by the coding sequence ATGCGCTTCGAGCACCTCGGTTTCGGGCCGGACTACGTGGACTACCAGCAGGCCTGGGACCACCAGCGCGAGGTCCACGCCAGGGTCGTCGCCGGCGAGCTGCCGGACACCGTGCTGCTGCTGGAGCACGCCGCCGTCTACACCGCCGGCAAGCGGACCGAGCCGCACGAGCGACCGCTGGACGGCACGCCGGTCATCGACGTCGACCGGGGCGGCAAGATCACCTGGCACGGGCCGGGGCAGCTGGTCGGCTACCCGATCGTGCACCTGCCGCAGCCGGTCGACGTGGTCTGGCACGTGCGCCGCCTCGAGGACATGATGATGGGGGTATGCGGTGAGCTGGGCCTGCAGACCTCCCGCGTCGAGGGCCGCTCGGGGGTGTGGCTGCCCGCCGACCGCGCCCGCCCCGAGCGCAAGATCGGCGCGATCGGGATCCGGGTCAGCCACGACGTGACGATGCACGGGTTCGCGCTCAACTGCGACAACGACCTGGGCTACGCCGACGTGGTGATCCCCTGCGGCATCGCCGACGCCGGCGTCACCTCGCTGTCCAAGGAGCTGGGCCGCGCCGTGAGCGTCGCCGAGGTGCTGCCGCTGGCGACCGCGCACCTGGAGCGGGTGCTGGAGGGCGTCCCTACCTGA
- a CDS encoding DUF4191 domain-containing protein: MSSSRSTAAEPAKKGLFGRRRKAKDPNKGPGRVAQMRQVFTMTRKADPASVWWMLLAALAVLVVAVLVGIWIDQVVYMLIIGLPLAILAAVIILGRRAERAAFAQIEGQPGAASAVLGQLRRGWFYEQEPVAAEAGGQMRGMRDLHNAAMVFRAVGRPGVVLIAEGPRGSAQRLATAERKRVTRVVGEEVPVHTITIGKGEEDTTLRKVVPTMKKLPKKLSNDEALVVQQRLKALAGKNRPPIPKGIDPTRAPRMSRKALRGR; encoded by the coding sequence ATGTCCAGCAGCAGGAGCACCGCCGCCGAGCCGGCCAAGAAGGGCCTCTTCGGCCGACGACGGAAGGCCAAGGACCCCAACAAGGGTCCGGGCCGCGTCGCCCAGATGCGCCAGGTCTTCACGATGACCCGCAAGGCCGACCCCGCGTCGGTCTGGTGGATGCTGCTGGCCGCCCTCGCCGTGCTCGTCGTGGCGGTGCTCGTCGGCATCTGGATCGACCAGGTCGTCTACATGCTGATCATCGGCCTGCCGCTGGCGATCCTGGCCGCGGTGATCATCCTGGGCCGGCGCGCCGAGCGTGCTGCGTTCGCCCAGATCGAGGGACAGCCCGGTGCCGCCTCGGCCGTCCTCGGCCAGCTGCGCCGCGGCTGGTTCTACGAGCAGGAGCCGGTGGCCGCCGAGGCCGGCGGCCAGATGCGCGGCATGCGCGACCTGCACAACGCCGCGATGGTCTTCCGCGCCGTCGGCAGGCCCGGCGTCGTCCTCATCGCCGAGGGCCCCCGCGGCTCGGCTCAGCGCCTGGCCACCGCCGAGCGCAAGCGCGTCACCCGCGTCGTCGGCGAGGAGGTGCCGGTGCACACCATCACGATCGGCAAGGGCGAGGAGGACACCACGCTGCGCAAGGTCGTCCCCACGATGAAGAAGCTGCCCAAGAAGCTGTCCAACGACGAGGCCCTCGTCGTCCAGCAGCGGCTCAAGGCCCTGGCCGGCAAGAACCGCCCGCCGATCCCCAAGGGCATCGACCCCACCCGCGCGCCGCGGATGAGCCGCAAGGCGCTGCGCGGCCGCTGA
- a CDS encoding ABC transporter ATP-binding protein, whose product MSVAVGSDEGLAVATRGLRKTFRTLRGTRVAVHGLDLDVPAGGVHGFLGPNGSGKTTTIRMLLGLTPADSGTMHIFGTRVPQRLPSVVDRVGAIVETPKFFPTFSGERNLRLLADAIGTPRARVGEVLDSVGLGGRGHDRFRSYSLGMKQRLAIAATLLKSPDLLIFDEPTNGLDPAGISEIRQTMRRLGDEGRTVLVSSHILSEIEQIADTVSIIGRGRVLAQGSVAGLIGGGGETVEVGVRHPGAAVRILREAGFSAEWMARPTGHDAADGLRGYDTSEESGLLTVTGAEPAEISRVLGEQGLWVDRLLPSRRGLEQIFLELTAGEGLDPAPGSAADPSATPSPEESA is encoded by the coding sequence ATGAGCGTCGCCGTGGGATCGGACGAGGGGCTGGCGGTCGCCACCCGGGGGTTGCGCAAGACCTTCCGCACGCTGCGGGGCACGCGCGTGGCGGTGCACGGGCTGGACCTGGACGTGCCCGCGGGGGGCGTGCACGGATTCCTCGGGCCCAACGGCTCGGGCAAGACCACGACCATCCGGATGCTGCTGGGGCTGACGCCGGCCGACAGCGGCACCATGCACATCTTCGGCACCCGGGTCCCGCAGCGGCTGCCCTCGGTGGTCGACCGGGTCGGGGCGATCGTGGAGACGCCGAAGTTCTTCCCCACCTTCAGCGGCGAGCGCAACCTGCGCCTGCTGGCCGACGCGATCGGCACGCCCCGCGCACGGGTGGGCGAGGTCCTGGACAGCGTCGGGCTGGGCGGTCGCGGCCACGACCGCTTCCGCTCCTACAGCCTGGGTATGAAGCAGCGCCTCGCCATCGCGGCCACCCTCCTGAAGTCCCCCGACCTGCTCATCTTCGACGAGCCCACCAACGGCCTGGACCCCGCGGGCATCTCCGAGATCCGGCAGACGATGCGCCGGCTGGGCGACGAGGGACGCACCGTGCTGGTCAGCAGCCACATCCTCTCCGAGATCGAGCAGATCGCCGACACCGTCTCGATCATCGGCCGCGGCCGGGTGCTCGCGCAGGGCTCGGTGGCCGGGCTGATCGGCGGCGGGGGCGAGACCGTCGAGGTCGGCGTGCGCCACCCCGGGGCGGCGGTGCGCATCCTGCGCGAGGCCGGCTTCAGCGCGGAGTGGATGGCCCGGCCGACCGGGCACGACGCCGCCGACGGGCTGCGCGGCTACGACACCTCCGAGGAGAGCGGGCTGCTCACCGTGACCGGCGCCGAGCCGGCCGAGATCAGCCGCGTCCTGGGCGAGCAGGGGCTGTGGGTGGACCGGCTCCTGCCCAGCCGCCGCGGCCTGGAGCAGATCTTCCTCGAGCTGACCGCCGGCGAGGGGCTGGACCCGGCGCCGGGCTCTGCCGCCGACCCGTCCGCCACGCCGTCCCCGGAGGAGTCCGCATGA